One part of the Clarias gariepinus isolate MV-2021 ecotype Netherlands chromosome 24, CGAR_prim_01v2, whole genome shotgun sequence genome encodes these proteins:
- the arhgap20b gene encoding uncharacterized protein arhgap20b, protein MMKMTVHRKHNIIKAFNKTRTLRRDEYWKEDQNALLLLEDHAHLTIGSETRERLLLLSTDSLIVAKTKSLYLKLKARVSLSDIWLASCTHRVTSRKFSTKTSFVIGWPTTNYVVTLSSSETKDKWLSALQWHSVRARQRLIPTHLAVNVQLFDSAVTSAVSVDVHSTAESVVQSAIQQNALAGGVSDYQLCVLYDGEEEMYPLIGHELPYCILLHSLRGQRSQHMLSRHQWHSTDELHVTDEASESTEPRFVLRNRAAIPPYIQTGFLKHKRKRSLIGWALRKGHDQSEGQTDLQPSSNKLFGQSLNSVCPDGNLPKPILDLLSMLYREGPETLGVFRRSANAKSCRILKEKLNSGQRVSLRGESVFVAASLLTEFLRKLPGSVLGCDLYDDWMNVMEADDQQRKCVSVKSVLAKLPQVNRTLLCYVFGVLHHIHAHSDVNQMTASNLALCITPNMLWRAPTSNPEQESQSTLEVAALICFLIENTPSIFGVEVEKAFTTLLETAQENDDLPADTPLPLHSSSEEADLDFLSSPLFSLDLQPFLPLSTLSLSENRKLSSFKAAASSTTDGAYSCGTLDLALTQSTSLCEFSQTRDRCLSEPSMCFEATTPPQAPPHPPVIRQSSCDNGVMENKKINQSHSPLFQRRGRVAGKGRYAFWKSPQFPARFRHPARRLASVSSLSSTATSSLSSLDSFEYAQSPSDDKPRPFLFGTSARLCPLTPEMPRKLWTMAFTYDELKNGERDKDNEGGIKNLDVNSEDECKEKDGGNIEDDREIDKGMQVEEHESPNHDEGISSHMLLNNEDLGIVHTLSHTPPCPVHAKHACTVHTHSLTLPAKRDKTSRMKITLFPSMGRRMFKQSAKVTMETRGDAVTVAQVNVPQTLFYNQNVNLVLQSEGSQRKISDAADVCTCNDVCLSKDGASHELSISNGFSLSDGETGIQNGVDVIQKVSESTFPSTAPNISVNVDDPIQSDPDHDDSTDYTVSFSSTDSITRVSQTGSACMSHMVSNSIEDCISDVKSVSHSALQCLDTTTSTSPFSVNKITHKVSLSPSIANQSADQSTKSSFRQTIRIRLPATVRNSVRSYFSHTHTITHSETHTHSQTQTTTMTKSQNRPLFTSKLK, encoded by the exons aTGATGAAGATGACGGTCCACAGAAAACACAACATTATTAAAGCATTCAACAAAACAAGGACCCTACGCAG GGATGAGTACTGGAAAGAGGACCAGAATGCACTGCTTCTCCTGGAAGACCACGCCCATCTCACTATCGGCTCGGAGACACGAGAGAGGCTCCTCCTCCTTTCCACAGACTCGCTTATTGTCGCCAaaaccaa gtcTCTGTATCTGAAGCTGAAGGCTCGGGTGAGTCTCTCAGACATCTGGTTGGCCTCCTGCACTCACCGAGTCACAAGCAGGAAGTTCAGCACCAAAACCTCCTTCGTGATTGGCTGGCCGACGACCAATTACGTGGTGACGCTGAG CTCTTCAGAGACGAAGGACAAGTGGCTGAGCGCTTTACAGTG GCACAGCGTGAGAGCCAGACAGCGTTTAATCCCGACTCATCTCGCGGTGAACGTTCAGCTGTTCGACTCTGCGGTG acCTCAGCGGTGAGTGTGGACGTCCACTCTACAGCCGAGAGCGTGGTTCAGAGCGCCATACAGCAGAACGCACTCGCG GGCGGAGTCTCAGACTATCAGCTTTGTGTGCTGTATGATGGAGAGGAGGAAATGTACCCACTTATCG GTCATGAGCTCCCTTACTGCATCTTGCTCCACTCTTTGcgaggtcaaaggtcacagcACATGCTCAGTAGACACCAGTGGCACAGCACTGATGAACTGCATGTAACAGATGAAGCGAGCGAGTCAACAGAACCTCGTTTTGTCCTGAGGAACCGTGCTGCGATACCCCCATACATCCAGACAG GTTTTCTAAAGCACAAAAGGAAAAGGTCTCTGATTGGATGGGCCCTGAGGAAAGGACACGACCAATCAGAAGGACAGACCGACCTTCAGCCCAGCTCTAACAAGCTGTTTGGCCAGTCGCTTAACTCAGTGTGTCCTGATGGAAACCTACCTAAACCCATACTG gatctACTGAGCATGCTGTACCGTGAAGGTCCTGAAACACTCGGGGTATTCCGGCGCTCTGCGAATGCCAAGAGCTGCAGGATCCTGAAGGAGAAGCTGAACTCCGGACAGCGGGTTTCATTACGCGGAGAGTCTGTGTTCGTCGCGGCGTCTCTCCTCACT gagttcCTGCGCAAATTGCCCGGCAGTGTCTTGGGTTGCGACCTGTATGATGATTGGATGAATGTGATGGAAGCAGATGATCAGCAGCGCAAATGCGTCTCAGTGAAGAG tgtACTTGCAAAGTTGCCCCAGGTCAACCGTACCCTGTTGTGTTATGTGTTTGGGGTTCTCCATCACATACACGCACACTCAGATGTGAATCAGATGACGGCTTCCAATCTGGCTCTGTGTATCACACCCAACATGCTGTGGAGAGCACCGACCTCGAACCCTGAGCAGGAGAGCCAGAGCACACTGGAG GTGGCTGCGCTCATCTGCTTCCTGATCGAGAACACTCCTTCCATCTTTGGTGTTGAGGTGGAAAAGGCTTTCACGACACTCTTGGAGACGGCGCAGGAAAACGATGACCTCCCAG ccgACACCCCCTTGCCCCTCCACTCATCCTCAGAAGAAGCAGATCTGGActttctttcttctcctctcttctctctgGACCTTCAGCCATTTCTACCCCTGAGCACTCTTTCCTTGAGCGAAAACAGAAAGTTGTCCTCTTTTAAAGCTGCAGCCTCGTCCACCACAGACGGCGCCTACAGCTGCGGCACGCTCGATTTGGCGTTGACGCAATCAACCTCGCTCTGTGAATTCAGCCAAACACGAGACAGGTGTCTTTCCGAGCCTTCAATGTGTTTTGAGGCGACAACACCTCCTCAAGCCCCGCCCCATCCTCCTGTCATCCGGCAGTCCAGCTGCGACAATGGCgtcatggaaaataaaaaaatcaaccaaTCCCATAGCCCATTGTTTCAGCGGCGTGGTAGAGTAGCGGGAAAGGGACGCTACGCTTTCTGGAAGTCGCCGCAGTTTCCTGCACGATTCCGTCATCCTGCTCGGCGGCTGGCCAGCGTATCCAGCCTGTCATCGACGGCGACGTCGTCTCTCAGCTCACTGGACAGCTTTGAATACGCCCAGAGTCCGAGCGATGATAAGCCCCGCCCATTTTTATTTGGAACTTCGGCCCGACTCTGCCCGCTGACTCCGGAGATGCCAAGGAAGCTCTGGACGATGGCATTCACTTATGACGAGCTAAagaatggagagagagacaaagataaTGAAGGTGGAATTAAGAATTTGGATGTTAACTCTGAGGATGAGTGTAAAGAGAAGGATGGGGGGAATATTGAGGACGACAGAGAAATAGACAAAGGAATGCAAGTGGAGGAACATGAGTCTCCAAACCATGATGAAGGAATCTCCTCCCACATGTTACTTAATAATGAAGACCTGGGGATCGTacacaccctctcacacacaccaccttgTCCTGTGCACGCAAAACATGCTTGCacagtgcacacacattcactaacACTACCGGCCAAACGAGACAAAACCAGCAGAATGAAAATCACATTGTTCCCCAGCATGGGCAGGAGGATGTTCAAACAGTCAGCGAAGGTTACCATGGAGACCAGAGGGGACGCGGTTACTGTGGCGCAGGTAAACGTACCGCAAACGCTCTTTTACAACCAGAACGTCAACCTGGTGCTTCAGTCGGAAGGAAGTCAGCGTAAAATTAGCGACGCCGCTGATGTTTGTACCTGTAATGATGTTTGCCTTAGCAAAGATGGCGCTAGCCATGAGCTTAGCATTAGTAACGGTTTCTCCCTGAGTGATGGGGAAACTGGTATCCAAAATGGCGTTGATGTTATCCAAAAGGTTAGCGAGAGCACTTTCCCTAGCACAGCCCCTAACATTAGCGTAAATGTGGATGATCCTATCCAGAGTGATCCTGATCATGACGATAGCACTGACTACACCGTTAGCTTTAGCAGTACAGACAGCATCACACGGGTTAGCCAGACCGGTTCCGCTTGCATGAGCCATATGGTTAGCAACAGCATCGAGGACTGTATTAGTGATGTAAAATCTGTTTCCCATAGTGCCCTCCAGTGCCTCGACACTACAACGAGTACTAGCCCATTTAGCGTTAACAAAATTACCCATAAAGTTAGCCTTTCTCCAAGTATCGCAAATCAGTCTGCAGATCAGTCTACTAAATCTTCATTCCGACAAACTATACGAATACGGCTACCAGCTACAGTGCGCAACAGCGTCAGATCGTACTTTAGCCACAcccacacaatcacacactcggagacacacacacactcacagacacaaaCGACCACAATGACAAAATCCCAGAACCGGCCGCTGTTTACTAGCAAACTGAAGTAA